catagggttgttgtaaagatCAAATTAGATAATACACTAGAAAGCCTTTAACTTTGGATCACcataaaaatatatgagaatCATTATTATTTGCCCACAATTCAagtttttaatgaggaaaaactgatttttttccatacATATACAGGTTAATTCACAGCAGCCTAAATCagtaatatgcattttaaaattactgaGCTAAGAATCAGGTTTATGCAGAATACCTCCACAAGATCCTTTCTTGGTCTCAACTTTAACAGAGGTTCACTGAGGCGGATGGAACACATTCCACCCCTTCCTTCATAGCTGCATATCCCAGCACACCTGGAAAACAACCCCCACAGAAGTGTTACTTACCAAATATACACAGAAAGGATATAGAGATGAAAACGCATGCCCTTACACACTCTTAGGCAGCTCACACTAAGGGACTTCTAGGGCAGATGGCTTTATTGAAAGTATACCCTCTTTGTTAGGAGACATTTGCATTTCACCCTAGTTAGGAAAGGGTGAGAACAGCAGTGGCTTCCTTCACCCTACCCAGGCATCAACAGCTCAAAGATAATCCTCTTCTGCTGCTCCCAGTGTCCTCTGTGGCTGTAACAACCGGCTCTCCATTAACGCATCTCCAAAATTGTAACAGAAACCAATAAAAAGGAGATTTGTACTTTAAACACAATTTTGTATCACATTAATCCGTCTTCTTCAGGTCGTTTGGTATCAATTCAAAAATAAGCATGGTAGTATACAACCATATCTTAAGCTTAACCTGCTTCACGTACAACAGTAGAATACTTCAAATCGGGATTTCTCAAACTTAGCCTGTAGAAAAAGGATTCCTCTAGAGCCATCCCTGAAGATCCCTTGGGTCCACACGGCCACCCCTTCCCCATTCTCACACACAAGCTCGGAAGAGGCCAGCACTGCTTTAGAGGCTGCACTGCGTCGTCAGAGTTCTTTCCTAGGGGTTTCTCCCTCCTGGGTACTAAAGACCTACCACGAGACAAATCAGAAATGTGTTACTGTTAAGACGAGGTTTAAAGAAACACCCTTCTCTCTCACTGCGTCCCTTATAAGTCAAATGCAGCGGGGCGGACCACGCATCAATGCTGGTGGGGAGAGACCGAGGCTAAGGCAAGTGCTGATCCAACCGCAGCCGCCGTCGCCCAGCGACCCGACGACCCAGGCCGGGGCCCGCCTCTATTCCCCAGCAGGGATCGGCACTCACAGGGTCATCCGCATGCTCCACTTCACCTCCACGGCCTCCAGCTGTCCCCAGAAGAACCGGTCGTTGAACTGCACAAATAGGGCCTGCAAGTCCGGCGTGGGGTCCACCAACTCCCAGGACGCGTCCACCAGCGACACGGGTTCCTGGGCCCGGTCGCGTTCCGAGGCCTGTAGGTTCCACTCCTCCTGAAGCTGCAGCGCCAGAACCAGGTCCTCGTCCATCGCTGCCGAGATCCCTGCGGGCCCGCGGATTCAGGGTCGCCCCGGCCAGGCAGGCCGCTGTCCCGAGACTCAGACGGCCGGGCCCAGCTCCTAGGAGATAACCGGTTCTCAGGCTGCTCTCGCGGCAGCGCACCGATCTCGCGAGAACTCAGGGAAAAATGGCTCTAGAACGAGCCCGGAGCCTGCCCAAAGCGCCGATGCAAGATCACGGGGCTTAAAAGAAGAACACGGCATAGCTCCTAATGGGCCCAAAATGGGTTTCCATGCCTTGGGCCGGGGGAAGGCTTTAGCCAGCTGGTCACCGCCCTCACGCTTCGAAGATAAATCCAAACACCGGCgtcacacagtgcatgcgcagtACCTACGCCTCACTGCCTCCCCACCACTCGGTTCCGCAGTAGCTGTTTTAGCGCATACGCTGTGCGCCGCTGGCATTCCTGCGCAGGCGCAATGACTGCGCCAGGCCCCTTGCGCCGGCGCACTGTGTAACGCTCGGGCCGGGAGCAGGCGTACTCGATTCTCACCTTGCTTCCTCAACCTGGAGCTGGGCCGGGCTTGGGTGGGTCTAGGCAGTAGCGGCCACACGGCGGTGATAGTGACAGTGGCTGCGTGAGACCCGGACGGAAATGGCGGTGGCGATGTCGGACAGTGGGGCTAGCCGCCTGCGGCGGCAGCTGGAGTCAGGAGGCTTTGAGGCGCGGCTATACGTAAAGCAGCTCTCGCAGCAGTCAGACGGGGACCGGGACCTGCAGGAGCACCGGCAGCGCATCCAGGCGCTGGCGGAGGAGACGGCGCAGAACCTGAAACGCAATGTCTACAAGAACTACCGGCAGTTCATAGAGACGGCCCGCGAGATCTCCTACTTGGAGAGCGAGATGTACCAGCTCAGCCATCTGCTGACCGAGCAGAAAAGCAGCCTGGAGAGCATCCCGCCTACTCTGTTGCCGGCCGCCGCCGTCGGAGCTGCCGCGGCCTCCGGGGGCGAGGACGGGGGAGGCGGCGCGGGCGGCCGAGACCACCTCCGGAGCCAGGCTGGCATCTTTCCCACCCCCGGGGGCACCTCCCGCGACAGCTCTGGTCCCAGCGAGGAGGGAAAGCAGCGCACACTCACCACCCTGCTTGAGAAGGTGGAAGGCTGTAGGCACCTGTTGGAGACGCCGGGGCAGTACCTGGTGTACAACGGGGACCTGGTGGAATACGAGGCAGACCACATGGCCCAGCTGCAGCGCGTGCACGGCTTTCTCATGAACGACTGTTTGCTGGTGGCCACCTGGCTGCCGCAGCGGCGGGGTATGTATCGCTACAACGCCCTCTATCCCTTGGATGGTTTGGCCGTTGTCAACGTCAAGGACAACCCTCCCATGAAGGACATGTTCAAGCTGCTAATGTTTCCCGAGAGCCGTATTTTTCAGGCAGAAAATGCTAAAATCAAACGAGAATGGCTGGAAGTGCTGGAGGAAACCAAGAGGGCCCTCAGTGAAAAAAGACGAAGggagcaggaggaggcagcagcccCTCGTGGGCCTCCCCAAGTGACTTCCAAGGCCAGTAACCCATTTGAGGATGAAGATGACGACGATCCAGCTATTCCTGAGATAGAAGAAGAGAAGGTGGACCTCTCAGTGGAATGGATCCAGGAGTTGCCTGAAGACCTGGACGTCTGTATTGCCCAGAGGGACTTTGAAGGGGCTGTTGACTTGCTGGATAAATTGAACCATTACCTGGAAGATAAGCCCAGTCCACCTCCTGTGAAAGAACTAAGGGCCAGAGTGGATGAGCGTGTCCGACAGCTCACCGAGGTGCTAGTGTTTGAACTTTCCCCAGATCGTTCCCTGAGAGGTGGTCCCAAGGCTACTCGCAGGGCAGTTTCTCAACTAATCCGGCTTGGCCAGTGCACCAAGGCTTGTGAGCTGTTTttgagaaacagggcagcagccGTGCACACTGCAATACGGCAGCTTCGCATTGAAGGTGCCACTTTACTGTACATTCATAAGCTGTGTCATGTCTTCTTTACCAGCCTCCTGGAGACTGCGAGGGAATTTGAGACAGACTTTGCAGGCACTGACAGTGGCTGCTACTCTGCTTTTGTGGTCTGGGCAAGATCGGCCATGGGCATGTTTGTGGATGCATTTAGCAAGCAGGTGTTTGATAGTAAGGAGAGCCTCTCTACTGCTGCAGAGTGTGTAAAAGTGGCCAAGGAACACTGTCAGCAGCTGGGTGACATCGGACTAGATCTCACCTTCATCATCCATGCCCTTCTGGTGAAAGACATACAGGGGGCCTTGCACAGTTACAAAGAGATCATCATTGAAGCCACTAAACATCGCAACTCTGAGGAAATGTGGAGAAGGATGAACTTGATGACTCCAGAGGCCCTGGGCAAGCtcaaagaggaaatgaagagtTGCGGAGTAAGTAACTTTGAACAGTACACAGGTGATGACTGCTGGGTGAACCTAAGTTATACAGTGGTTGCTTTTACCAAACAGACTatgggcttcctggaagaggcccTGAAGCTGTATTTCCCAGAGCTGCACATGGTACTCTTGGAGAGCTTGGTGGAAGTCATTCTGGTTGCTGTTCAGCACGTGGATTACAGCCTTCGGTGTGAGCAGGATCCAGAGAAGAAGGCTTTTATCAGACAGAATGCATCCTTTCTATATGAAACAGTCCTCCCTGTGGTTGAGAAAAGATTTGAAGAAGGTGTGGGAAAACCTGCCAAGCAACTCCAGGACCTGAGGAATGCATCTAGACTTCTGCGTGTGAATCCTGAAAGTACCACCTCAGTGGTCTGATGTTTGGAGccatttatatgtatacatatgaactgtttatgtattatttatatgtatattaagtTGCATTAGCCTATCTGTTGTAGTCTCAAACACAGCTTAAGAATaaaagatgccctctcagaaatggaaaatcaaaagcagaaagaaaagatgtTAAATTAATCCCAAATAACAAAAACATTggaattattaaaatatgtaatatgctttccttttaaattatgctttctaaTGAATATATTGTCACACTGTGGCATTTCAGGTTATCCTTTGAGTCGAAACACACTTTCTGACGTTATATATTATGCAGCACAGAGAAATAACATCTGTAAATTCTTTGAGTATCTTGTGAAAAGTTTTACCAGCTCCCTAAAATGTTAGGTTTCTTAACAAGTACAGTTACATAGTTCTTCACCTGTGTTACATAGTTCTTCACCTTAAAACGTGATTTGAGCAActtgggggaaagaaaggaagaattgaGAAAATAGGCTTTAACGTAAATTTTGGTCAAAAGAATTCCTTCTTGAAAGTAGCTAGTTTGTGGACTCAAATACTCTAGTCCCTGTAGAGGGAGCTTTCataaaaacagcaaacatttccaGCAGAATTTGGCTAATTAGCAGCTTTATAATAGTTTATTTGGGAGCATTTACTTGAAAATCTTAAGgactgatttttttcaatctATTCCTGAACTGTGTGAATTTCCAGCTCTAGTCTTTGTCTttgtcagattttaaaaaataaaaataatttttaaaaaacaggacaCATTGAGGCACCTGGCAGCAGCCACTGCTGTCCTCCCCATTTTCCGTGTGAGTTGCATAGTAGCTCAGACTTCATGCCAGTGGGAGAGAAAAGTGTTCAGATTTCAGGGTCTGAGTGGatgggaaattagaaaaaaaacatgcaaaCCCCAGAGTGTTCACAGGGTGACTGCTTTGAGCAgagatttgcttttgttttttctcttgaaatGGAGAGGAGAAAGTTGAGACGGTGTGCCCAAAACAAAGAGAGGAAAAGACACTTTGGGGATTCCTACTAAGATGCtgtcacattttcctgttttatttttatttcccttgctttgTTTTTGAATGTGAATAGACTGCTTACTTCAGAGGGtttagtaaaacaaaaataactaaaaagatTTGAGCTTCCCACTGTTTCTAAACTATTGCTTCTATTGTATATGGATTCTATAACATAACTCATACTTTGAGATAATGCTAAGATCCATTTCCCCCAGCTTCTAGTTGTGATTCTTGTCCATAAGTGCCATTTCCCATGCCTATGACCTTGCAaaggtcatttcttttttttaaacatttttattgaagaatagttcAGATAGTTGATCATagaatatcatattggtttcaggtatacaacacagtgattcattacatgattaaatcctcaccccaactagcgcagccactatctgtcaacacagaaagatgttacagaaacattgactatattcttgCTGCACTTCATCctcgtgaccaacttacattatcattgatattttctgcctctttatcccccttacTCACTCCACCCATCCATCTCAACCCCTTTCCcctggtaaccatcagtcacttctcactgtgttcattttgctttgtttttaagattccacatacaagtgaaatcatacagtattttgtctttttccaccttcACTTCTTTCATGAGTGAAAATAGTCTTATTAAGACTGGAAATTATGTAAAACTTAAGATAGCTCCATTAGTGGCTTAGGCTTGTGAAGCTTCTTGATCTAATTGCTCATAGGCCAGAGGAGCCCTTTTGTTTTTAGCTATGCATATTTTCAAAGGTTGAAAATTATCAAACTCAAAGATTTTCTTTGACTAATTTTTTCACATAACTTCAGGATTTTCTAGATAATAACCATAAGTGGGTATCTCAGCTTAACAAAAACCATTATAATTGTCTTTTTAAGATCACTGGAAActtgaatttcataaaaatgtgattattttgtGCCACTTGCAGTTTCTAAAATTATACTGTATGAAACCTGTATTGTGTAAATGTTTGATGTGGGGTCCATGAAATGATACTTCTGAAATCAAAACTTTGTTTAAAGTTGTAAACATTTGAATGTGTATACTCAGATATTTAAAAGGTTGTTTCTTCATAGAACtgtctgctttttaaaactcGAAGTACAgaattttcttctgttaaaatTTGTATTCCTCAGTCAAAGTTGTAGCTAAAGGACGTGTGCTTGTGGTGAATCCTGTAGCTTGGGAAGTTGATTAAGGGCTGCCAGTGTAACAGTGTACCTTAGTGCCAAGACAGAGCAGTTATGGTACATTCCTCCAAATGGAGTGAGAGCTCATCTCTCTAGTTCTTGTTACTTTAGACTCCAAAACAAGTGCTAAAGCTTGAATTCAGTTAGAGTGTCCAAAAACAGTACATGCTGTAATATACTCCTTAAGAGTTGATTGCCTTTTCTTGTTTGCTTCAGTATAACACTGTCACTTAAGCTTGGAATCACAGACTTGAATTAATTACTGTTGAAAATAAGACACTCTGTGGAATTAAGTCTCTTTGATTATAGCCTTGTTTCACATGAGTGCTGaaaattcacttatttttgttaaaaatactaCCTATGTTTATCAGCACTTGTGTTTTGCAACTTGCTTACCCGGGATTCAGAACTGGGACTTGACATGTAGTATAAAAATCAGTATATGTGCATTTTGCTTATTGAtatgctgtgatgtgagggaatatgaaatgttttatcaaaataaagCCTAGTTTTTTCTTACACTGGATAAAATTGATATTACAATGTTATatctatttctcttctttaatCAGGATTTAATATTATGTTCTTGTTCCTGAAATATCATTTTAAGAGACTaggtttgttttgttgtgtttttctaTAAGGGTATGATAAGTAGGAAGCTGTTCACTAGGTTAAGTGGTCTTATTATTAGAATTGTAAATCAGATTTCAGTTTTTTAGGATTCCTTTGAATaagaaatttcatatatataaaatgtgaccTTAAAAAGGATTTTATGCCATCTGCCTATCcctaaatgaagaaaatataacatAGGCCATATGATCTAGGAACTAGGATCATAAATGACAAGGACTGTTTTTGTAAAATAGTATGTAGATACTGAGGAAATTATCATATGTAATTATGTAAAACTATGGAATGCTCTGCCTCACATTGACTGTAGTGTGGGGTTGGAGGACAAAATACATGCTTTCTATTACAATGCTtaaaaattgggggaaaaaaactgaaatgcaaaagAACATGTTACAAAATCAATTAATTTGGATAAAACAGTTGAATGCCAGTGGTATGTTGCAGTTTTAAGTTCTGTGGGAATATTGAGAAGGAAGAGAGCAGTGTTATTCTGAGGAGTTAGAGAAGTCCTCGTGGAATTGTTGCCTTTTGAGGTGGTCCATGAAGAATGGACAATATTTGGATGtgcagagagaggaagagcagaTGAGAGCACAGAGGGAAGGGCTCCAAACAGACACTGCAGGAAGGGACCGCAGAGCGGGGCCGGCAGCTCTGTGAAGTGCTGTGGCTCACAGAGCCACTGCAGATGTTTGGAAtgttagaggaaagaaaaggtaCAGAAGAATCCAGGCTTCATCTCTGCAGAAGAGTACCAAGTGAAAAGCCAGTCATCCCACCAAGCCCCCACTCACCAGAGGGAACCACTGGTAAGAGTTTCTCATACATCTTTTTCCCAGAAATTGTATCATACTAGATATAACGGGGAGCATTTTGTTTTTATCCCCTTACCAACTCAGTATTTTTAAGACTCTTCCTGTATCAGTACCTACTGCTGTACCTCACTGGGTTGATTCTTATCTTTTCTGTGATTGAATAGTGTTCACAATGAATGGATCTGTcatgattttgtattttctaattacTTTGTTGGCTTCAGGTTTTTGTAATtacaaaaaatcatgaaaaaaatatccCTGTACATTCACCCTTGCTCATGTGTGAATATATCTTTAGGACACATGTTTAGAAACTGCTTTGCCAAACAGTGTACTTTAAATTTAGGTAAACATAGTCATCATTGCATATCAGGCAATTTCCCCAAATgctcatcatttattcatttactttttaacaaTTAGATTATTCTTGCTAGTAAtaagatttattcatttttaccaatcctatctgaaaaaaaatagtatctaGCTTTGTTTGTGATTTTTGATAGTGACGaccaaatttgtatttcttatgaAGCTATCTGTTTCTGTCGTAGGCCATTCTTTTCTTGGATTATCTTTGCATTACGATTTTGTAAGAGTTTATACTTAGGAAATTAATTCTTCATGTGTACTAAGTGTTGTAGatttttgtagtttttcattcatttatttgtgcagTAAAGtacatttttatctgttttaaagCTAGGTTTAGTTAGGTTTTCTTGTGACTTCTAGTCTTCCTTCAGACTTAGCAATGTCTTGCCCACTCTGAGATTCTAAAAATTTCACGTCTTCCTTCTAGCAAtttatgatattttaatattagaaCTGCTGCTCCATCTAAAActcattttaaagaaagacaGAACTCCATTTTCCCACATATAGCAAGTTGTTGCAACAACTTGGAATCATCCTTCTTTTTCCACACTGACTTGAAATGCCATTTTAGTTATATATTAACTTTGTACTGTGTGCATCTGGGTACATTTTTAGGCTATAATACTCTATTTCACTGATATTCTGTGCCATTTTCAAGCTGTTAAAATACTTGTGGATTTATGATGTAATGGCGCATAGGACTGGTACTCATTCTTCTGCAGTTTCAGGTTTTTTGCTAAGTATTCTCACACATGTATTACCaagttgcattttttaaattttgttatcattaatatacacttacatgagcaacattgtggttactagattcccccccattatcaagtccccaccacataccccattacagtcaatgtctatcagcatagtaggatactacttgtcttctctatgctatactgccttccccgtgcccaacccctacattatgtgtgctaatcgtaatgcccccttttccccttatcctcacttcccacccatcctccccagtcccttttcctttggtaactgttagtccattcttgggtttgtgagtctgctgctcttttgttccttcaattttgctttgttcttatactccacagataagtgaaatcatttggtatttgtctttctccgcctggcttatttcactgagtataataccctctaccaccattcatgttgttgcaaatggtagaatttgttttcttcttatggctgaataatattccattgtgtatatgtgccacatcttctttatccattcatctactgttgaacacttaggttgtttccatttctttgctattgtaaatagtgctgcaataaccattaggggtgcatatgtctttttcaaactgggctcctgcattcttagggtaaattcctgggagtagaAATCCTGGgtaaattgtttttctattttgagttttttgaggaacatccatactgctttccacatggttgaactagtttatattctcaccagcagtttaggagggttcctctttctccaaatcctcaccaacatttgttgttgtttgtctttggatgttggccatcccaactggtgtgaggtgatacctcattgtggttttaatttgcatttccctgatgattagcaatttggagcatctttaaatatgcctgttgaccatctgaatttgttctttggaaaagtgtctgttcagctcctctgcccattttttaattgtcttatttgctttttgtttgttg
The genomic region above belongs to Manis javanica isolate MJ-LG chromosome 7, MJ_LKY, whole genome shotgun sequence and contains:
- the EXOC8 gene encoding exocyst complex component 8, whose product is MAVAMSDSGASRLRRQLESGGFEARLYVKQLSQQSDGDRDLQEHRQRIQALAEETAQNLKRNVYKNYRQFIETAREISYLESEMYQLSHLLTEQKSSLESIPPTLLPAAAVGAAAASGGEDGGGGAGGRDHLRSQAGIFPTPGGTSRDSSGPSEEGKQRTLTTLLEKVEGCRHLLETPGQYLVYNGDLVEYEADHMAQLQRVHGFLMNDCLLVATWLPQRRGMYRYNALYPLDGLAVVNVKDNPPMKDMFKLLMFPESRIFQAENAKIKREWLEVLEETKRALSEKRRREQEEAAAPRGPPQVTSKASNPFEDEDDDDPAIPEIEEEKVDLSVEWIQELPEDLDVCIAQRDFEGAVDLLDKLNHYLEDKPSPPPVKELRARVDERVRQLTEVLVFELSPDRSLRGGPKATRRAVSQLIRLGQCTKACELFLRNRAAAVHTAIRQLRIEGATLLYIHKLCHVFFTSLLETAREFETDFAGTDSGCYSAFVVWARSAMGMFVDAFSKQVFDSKESLSTAAECVKVAKEHCQQLGDIGLDLTFIIHALLVKDIQGALHSYKEIIIEATKHRNSEEMWRRMNLMTPEALGKLKEEMKSCGVSNFEQYTGDDCWVNLSYTVVAFTKQTMGFLEEALKLYFPELHMVLLESLVEVILVAVQHVDYSLRCEQDPEKKAFIRQNASFLYETVLPVVEKRFEEGVGKPAKQLQDLRNASRLLRVNPESTTSVV